AGGGAGTCGGGCAAGCCGGCACGCACATCGCTGTCGTGAAGCACACGGTACGGCAGCTCGTACTGGTCCAGAACCCAGCGGGCCCAACCTTCGTCCGTGGGCGCAAGCCACGACTGATAGAGCGCTGCGCGGGCCAGTCGTACGGGATCGGCCCTCAGGTCCACCTCGGCAGGACAAGCGGCCATCGGAATACGAAGGCTATCCGCCAGCTCGGCCAGGGCGCGTACGAGTCCCCCCTCCCCTTCCACTACGAACGAGCCCGCGGGAAAAGCACGGTACCCTACGCGCTGGGGAACGCGTAGCCGCCGCAAACACAGGCCGCTTCTGAGAGCCCGTGCGGCAAGGGCGAAGGAGGCATTGGCGCGACCGTCCAGGACAAGCGTGCGGCAATCAGACCGCCTTTCTGTCCACGGCGTGCGGGGAAAGCCAGCCACCGGACCGGTCATCTTCGGAGGGAGGCAATCCAGCGGTCGCACCGCCACGCCGAAGAGAAGAGCCAGGTTGTGGGCCGTCACATCGTACGGCTTACGCAGCTGATCGCCCACCCGCGGGGGTTCGTACCCGCCGGATCGCAGGAGCGTGTGGGCAAAGGATCCGAAGGGCTGCGCCAGCGGCACCACCAGCTCTTCCCCGTCTCGGTAGATTTCGATCCCACCCCGCCGAAGCGCGGCGACCAGATCCTGCGCGGATGAGGGGTCCCATTGCCTGAGGGGAATCGCGTATCCCAGCGGGGAGCCACGCCACTCACACTGGCGCCGGAGGACGTGGAACGCCCGTTCCACCCACCGCGTGCGATTGAGCGCCGCGTGGAGGAGGACCGAGTGAGCCACCGCCTCGTGGTACCTGAGCACATCTTCCAGAGACCAGCGCCCCCCTCGCCATGGCAGCGGGTGGTTTGCAGAGGAACGCAGGGGGTGGTAGTCCACGTCACCGCGGAGATCGGTTTCCGCAAGCTCAATGGGCCAGGCAATGCGGCAACTTGCGACCTCGCTCAGAAAGCGGATTCCTCCGTGGTAATTCGGGTAGGCGCGCGCCGGGGTGTAAGCATCGAACAGCGCAGAAGTCACCACCCCTGCCAGCCCCTGCTCTACAGATCGGGCTTGAACGAAATGGCCGAGCTCATTCATGGCCGCGACCAGCTCCGGATCCACACAGGGATCCACGGGATCGACGTAGGGAGGCACGAAAACCCTGGCGCCTTGCATCCCCATCTGGTGCATGTCGAGGACGATTTGCGGGTACCACACGTTGTACACGCTGTCCACCGTCAGCTGTGTTTCCGGTTGGGTGAAGGCAAACCAGTCGCGATTGTTGTCGTGTCCCGCGTAGGGGTGGTTCAGCTGAGGCGGAGAGGTCCCCTCGTAGCGCGTTCCGGCCACGCGGTCGCACCAGCCCTTCACCAGGGCCAATCCGTCCGGATTGTGCACCGGGATGAGGAGAATCAGGACGCTGTCGAGAATGGCCCGGGCGCCGTCGAGCTGCTCGGTGAGGAGATCGTAGGCCAATCGCGGCGCCATCTGGGCG
This portion of the candidate division KSB1 bacterium genome encodes:
- a CDS encoding M14 family zinc carboxypeptidase, with the protein product MARTRNGLAGRCLSFRVSAAAGNLERSARKRARASAGSGLLLLGLLVGVGQGQIPSPDEYLGFPLGGDGRLASLEQILDYFRLLDERSPCLTVRELGRTTGGRPFRLVMISSERNLASLGEIRAARKRLADPRRLSVAEACSLMRKVPVVVSVNGSIHATEVGAAQMAPRLAYDLLTEQLDGARAILDSVLILLIPVHNPDGLALVKGWCDRVAGTRYEGTSPPQLNHPYAGHDNNRDWFAFTQPETQLTVDSVYNVWYPQIVLDMHQMGMQGARVFVPPYVDPVDPCVDPELVAAMNELGHFVQARSVEQGLAGVVTSALFDAYTPARAYPNYHGGIRFLSEVASCRIAWPIELAETDLRGDVDYHPLRSSANHPLPWRGGRWSLEDVLRYHEAVAHSVLLHAALNRTRWVERAFHVLRRQCEWRGSPLGYAIPLRQWDPSSAQDLVAALRRGGIEIYRDGEELVVPLAQPFGSFAHTLLRSGGYEPPRVGDQLRKPYDVTAHNLALLFGVAVRPLDCLPPKMTGPVAGFPRTPWTERRSDCRTLVLDGRANASFALAARALRSGLCLRRLRVPQRVGYRAFPAGSFVVEGEGGLVRALAELADSLRIPMAACPAEVDLRADPVRLARAALYQSWLAPTDEGWARWVLDQYELPYRVLHDSDVRAGLPDSL